The Terriglobales bacterium sequence CGCCCGATCAGGCCCGTTCCGATGATGCCGAGACGTTTTCCCCGGAGCTGGGGGACCAGATTTCTCGGCCAGCCGCCCTGCCGGACACCTTGATCCGCTGGAGCAAGCTGCTTTACCAGGGCCAGCATCAAGGCCACGGTGTGTTCGGCTACGGCGACGGCGTTGGCCCCTGGGGTGTTGGTCACAGTGATCCCGCGGGCTGCTGCTGCCTTGAGATCCACGTTATCCGTTCCCGTCCCCCAGATGGCGATGATGCGGAGCTTGGGGCAAGCCGCTAGAACCTCGGATGTGAACTGGGTCCGCCCGCGAATGTTCACGGCGACCTCGGCGGCTTGCAGCCGGCTCGAAAGCAC is a genomic window containing:
- a CDS encoding NAD(P)-dependent oxidoreductase, which produces MLIVVPDDNPPVMAGTPALERLRRVGEVRLYDSDATDPQVLSSRLQAAEVAVNIRGRTQFTSEVLAACPKLRIIAIWGTGTDNVDLKAAAARGITVTNTPGANAVAVAEHTVALMLALVKQLAPADQGVRQGGWPRNLVPQLRGKRLGIIGTGLIGREVAAMGRGLGLNVVAWTFHPDQKLAAALGLRYIDLPELLRTADFVSLHLRATPET